Part of the Bacillus sp. N1-1 genome, ATCATCAAGATTTAATAAGTTCGCTCGATCCAAGGTATCATTTGGTTCATTCTCCCAATAATCCGTTAGTGTTTTCACTTTATTAGGATCAGTACCAAACTTGTCTTTTACCTGGGATTGAATCTTGTCAAGTTCTTCTCTAGTAAAAGCAGTTCCTTTCTCCTGCTCCACCTTTTTAATTTCATTTTCCAATCTTTCATGACCATCATTTGCTGCATAACCTTTGATAGGTACCGAAAGTCCACTAAGTAATAAAGCAACTAACAAATAAACAATCGCTTTCCTCATGCATACATCCCCCATTTTTCCCAAATTGTGTCATATCACCTCTCTATTATATAGGTACTAGGAACCAGAAACCATGAGAGGTTCTGTCGAAGATTAAGAAATATTACGAAGGAAAAGTTGAACATTATGTCTACCTATGTCATTTTCAAGCGTCTAAAAAAAAGAGTTTGAACCAAAATAAAAATGATTCGAACTCTCATATAAGCGATTCATTTTGCATCTCCTACTCATGCTTTTTTTACACTTTCAAATACCATCTTTTTCTATGACAAATAAAAGCAATAACCGTCCAAAATAGCAAATTAAGCAAAGCATAGGCTAATTGAGGATGCGGAACGAAAGACGCGACACCTTCATAAAGAATACTCGCCAACGGTTCATTCACTCCGTCAATTTTCAACGTAAGATGAACCAAGAAAGACGCCAGCATAAATTTACCAAAATAAATCAAAAAGCTATTTCTTCCAAAGGCTTCTAAATACCAAACAATTGGCTTCATAAACGTCTCTTTGGCATCTACTTTTCCTTTATCAAAAATAAGATATAAGATTGATAACATGGTAGAAGTTAGACCAGCAGCAAGCATCGCAAAAGCCGGCGTCCATAACCTCTTATTGTATGGAAGAAATTGATGCCAAACTAAAGATAAGGCGATGACGAGCAACCCAATTGCTAACAGTTCTTTCCACACTCCGGTTTCTTTTCTTGAAATGATTAATTTTCCAATGGCGAAACCAAATAGAACATTCGATAACGCTGAAAAACTCGTTACTAACCCTTCAGGATCATACCCCCGCTCACCTTGATGATACATATGATTTTCTCCAAACAAGGCGCTATCAATAATACCAGATGGATTACAGTCTGGCTGCGGTAACTGATCTTCACACGATTGTCCTATTGTAAGAAGACCGCCACCATAAATCGATGAAACCAACAAAGCAATCAACATGAATTTAAGTGGAGACTTCACAAAATATGTAATGGTAACTGTTACGATCCCCAAAAACGCAAACATCTGTAAAACACCAGTCCATCTTAATGTAGCAAAATCAAGGCTCCACGTGACAACCATTGTAAAAATAATGCCATATACAATGAGACGAACTGTTCGCTTTAGGATCTTCTCCCACTTCACTCCCCGCTGATATGCAATGGCCATACTTGCACCAAAAATCGTGATAAAAGTAGGAAGAATCACATCAATAATCGTCACCCCATACCATTCAGCATGACGAAGACTTTCATACTCAATACTACCTGCTGGGATTGTACTTAAAAAAACGGATAAAACAACAATAATCCCTCTCAACATATCAAGGGAATAGACTCTTTTCTTTTTCATTTGCTGAGCTTTAGGCATACCAGATTCCTTTCACACACATTCTTATTTCTCCTACTATGAAAGTATACACTAGCCCAAAAAACTTTGATAGAATTGAAAAGTGACAATTTTCCAGTTCGGGGGTTCAGATGAGAGTTATTTTCCTGTCTTTACTATTATTATGTATCACTATTAGTCCGCTTAGTGGGTGCAGTGTCATGGAAGCAGAGCCAGAAACTTCTGTGTTTTATGCCCCTCACGCCGACGATGAAGTCTTAAGTCTTGGCCCATCGATCCTTGGACAACTTGATAAAGGAAACAAAGTAGCTGTTGTCTTGCTAT contains:
- a CDS encoding heparan-alpha-glucosaminide N-acetyltransferase domain-containing protein, yielding MPKAQQMKKKRVYSLDMLRGIIVVLSVFLSTIPAGSIEYESLRHAEWYGVTIIDVILPTFITIFGASMAIAYQRGVKWEKILKRTVRLIVYGIIFTMVVTWSLDFATLRWTGVLQMFAFLGIVTVTITYFVKSPLKFMLIALLVSSIYGGGLLTIGQSCEDQLPQPDCNPSGIIDSALFGENHMYHQGERGYDPEGLVTSFSALSNVLFGFAIGKLIISRKETGVWKELLAIGLLVIALSLVWHQFLPYNKRLWTPAFAMLAAGLTSTMLSILYLIFDKGKVDAKETFMKPIVWYLEAFGRNSFLIYFGKFMLASFLVHLTLKIDGVNEPLASILYEGVASFVPHPQLAYALLNLLFWTVIAFICHRKRWYLKV